A segment of the Allosaccharopolyspora coralli genome:
ACTCTCCGGTATGGACGAGGACGCCGAGTCGGAGCGGGCCCGGGAACTGGTGCGCCGCAAGCTGCGAACGTTGTCCTTCGTGGACGATCACGTGAAGCGGCGCCGTCTGCTGGGAATGCTCGCGCGAAAGGGATACGGAGAAGGCCTCTCGTTCCGTGTCGTCCGCGAAGAGGTCGAACGCGAGCAGTGCGGCGAGGACGACCTCTGACCCAGAGGTTCGTCACGCACCGACTCCTGCTCGTCGCCGGTATGGAAACTCGGCTTCGAAGAAGGGTGTGAGTCAATGTCGGCCCAGAGTGAGCCGTCGCAAGTGCAGCACATCGTGTGGGACTGGAACGGCACGATCCTTGACGACAACGACGCGGTCGTCGCCGCGGTCAACGTCGTCTGTGAGGCGTTCGGCCGCGCCCCTGTCGACCTGGACACGTGGCGAGCCACCTACAGCCGGCCACTGCGCCACTGCTATGAACGGTTGTTGGATCGGGACCTCGACGAGGACGACTGGGCTCGTGTCGACCGTCTGTACCACGAGGCGTATCGGGACCTGCTGCCGTCCTGTGCCCTCGCCACAGGAGTCCCGGAAGCACTGGACTCCTGGCGAGGTCCGCACGCAGTTCCGGTCGTGACCTCAGAGGGTGGGCAGCCCCCGGCGACCGGGCGCAGTCAGTCGTTGCTGTCCATGTGGTTCCACGACGAGCTGGTGCCACTGGTCAGCGAGTACGGTCTCGACCGGCTGTTCGCCCGTGTCGACGGCCTGCGCTCCGAGATCGGCGGCGGCTCCAAGGCGGTTCACCTGGACAAGCATCTCGGTGAACTCGGTGTCGACCCCGGCGAGACCGTGCTCATCGGCGACGTCCTCGACGATGCCCACGCTGCCGAGCACGTGGGCGCCCGCTGCATCCTGCTCACGACCGGTGTCATGAACCGTTCCGCATTGGAGACCAGCGGTTTCCCAGTCGTCGATTCCGTTCCCGAGGCCCTGGCACGGATCCACGACGAGCCTGCCTGACGCCCGGATGCGCACCGCAGCCCACCAGCCCCACGGCACGACCACCAGTCACCGCAGTGCGGCAGCCTCCCGAGCCAACGTTTCGATACGGTCCCACTCGCCTGCGGCGAGCAGCTTCGGATCACTGAGCCATGAGCCGCCGACGCAGCCGACGTTCGGCAACGCCAAATAGTCGGCGGCACTCACCTGGCTGATCCCACCGGTGGGGCAGAACCGCAGTTCCGGCAGCGGACTGCTGAGGGCCTTCAGGTAGGGGATGCCGCCGCTGGGTTCGGCGGGGAAGAACTTCAGTGCACGGGCCCCGCGTTCGGCGAGCCGTAGCGCCTCGGACACGGTGCTCACTCCGGGGAGGTTCGGCAGACCGGTGCTGTCGACCTCGTCGAGCAGCCGTTCCGTCCATCCCGGCGTCACGAGGTACCGCGCACCCGCGTCGGCGGCGGCTTTCGCCTGGCCCGACTCGGTCACGGTTCCCACCCCGACGACGATCTCGGGCACCTCGGCGGCGATCCGTTCCACCGACGACAACGCCGCGTTCGTGCGGAGCGTGACTTCGATGGTGCGGATCCCGCCGTGCAGCAAGGCCCTGGCGAGCGGGACCGCGTGCTCGGCGTCCTCGAGCACGGCGACAGGGACCACGGG
Coding sequences within it:
- a CDS encoding HAD family hydrolase, producing the protein MSAQSEPSQVQHIVWDWNGTILDDNDAVVAAVNVVCEAFGRAPVDLDTWRATYSRPLRHCYERLLDRDLDEDDWARVDRLYHEAYRDLLPSCALATGVPEALDSWRGPHAVPVVTSEGGQPPATGRSQSLLSMWFHDELVPLVSEYGLDRLFARVDGLRSEIGGGSKAVHLDKHLGELGVDPGETVLIGDVLDDAHAAEHVGARCILLTTGVMNRSALETSGFPVVDSVPEALARIHDEPA
- the eda gene encoding bifunctional 4-hydroxy-2-oxoglutarate aldolase/2-dehydro-3-deoxy-phosphogluconate aldolase, whose product is MRSTDLLDLSPVVPVAVLEDAEHAVPLARALLHGGIRTIEVTLRTNAALSSVERIAAEVPEIVVGVGTVTESGQAKAAADAGARYLVTPGWTERLLDEVDSTGLPNLPGVSTVSEALRLAERGARALKFFPAEPSGGIPYLKALSSPLPELRFCPTGGISQVSAADYLALPNVGCVGGSWLSDPKLLAAGEWDRIETLAREAAALR